A single Penaeus chinensis breed Huanghai No. 1 chromosome 7, ASM1920278v2, whole genome shotgun sequence DNA region contains:
- the LOC125027560 gene encoding LOW QUALITY PROTEIN: protein orai-3-like (The sequence of the model RefSeq protein was modified relative to this genomic sequence to represent the inferred CDS: inserted 2 bases in 1 codon), which produces MRLVPSTTNAMGLHMLRQLHLSRAKLKASSKTSALLSGFAMVAMVEVQLLKKCEDNCAPDCPDNCSNIPEGLLIAFSVCTTLLVAVHLLALMISTCILPHVEAVASLAHVDSMTNLHSGNPGVYESPHVTMRWYIEAAWTFSTVFGILLFLNLFWFLXWVKFQDYSFKASIVSTILLVPIVLVFTGFAFHFYYKLVAHKVESAGKNLQEIEEQLRQLQERTNENQANGANSSIQVV; this is translated from the exons ATGCGCCTGGTGCCATCAACAACAAATGCAATGGGGCTACACATGCTGCGACAGTTACACCTAAGTCGGGCGAAGCTCAAGGCTTCTAGTAAGACGTCTGCACTTCTCTCTGGCTTTGCTATG gTGGCTATGGTAGAGGTGCAGCTCCTGAAGAAATGTGAGGACAACTGTGCCCCTGATTGCCCTGACAACTGCAGCAATATCCCTGAGGGGCTCCTCATTGCATTCTCAGTGTGCACGACACTCCTGGTGGCTGTGCACCTCCTGGCCCTCATGATCTCCACCTGCATCTTGCCCCATGTTGAGGCCGTTGCCAGCCTAGCCCATGTTGACTCCATGACCAACCTTCACTCAGGCAACCCAGGTGTCTATGAGTCACCCCACGTGACTATGCGATG GTATATTGAGGCTGCCTGGACATTTTCCACAGTGTTTGGCATCttgttgtttttaaatttattttggtTCCT ATGGGTTAAGTTTCAGGATTACTCATTCAAGGCTTCAATTGTCTCAACGATCTTGCTTGTGCCAATTGTTTTGGTATTTACTGGATTTGCGTTTCACTTTTATTACAAATTAGTTGCCCACAAAGTTGAGAGTGCTGGGAAGAACCTTCAAGAGATAGAAGAACAGCTGAGACAGCTTCAGGAAAGGACAAATGAAAACCAGGCAAATGGAGCCAATTCTTCCATTCAAGTGGTGTGA